The genomic segment GGCCGCCGGTGGCCGCGACCTTGCCGTCGACCAGGTGCAGGACCGTGTCGGCGTGGTCGAGGACGAGGGGCGAGGTGGTGGTGACGAGGGTCGTACGGCCCTCGCGGGCGGCCCGCAGCCGCTGGGCGACGCGGGCCTCGGTGTGGGCGTCGAGCGCCGAGGTCGGCTCGACGGCGAGCAGGATCTCGGGGTCGGCCACCAGTGCCCGGGCCAGCCGTACGCGTTGCCGCTGGCCGCCGGAGAGGTTGCGGCCCTGCGCGTCGATCGCCGAGTCGAGGCCGTCCGACAGGCCCTGCACGATGTCCTCGGCCACGGCCGCGCGCAGCGCCCGAGCGGCCGCCTCGTCGTCGACGTCGCCGTGTCCGCCGAGCAGTTCGCGCAGCCGTCCCGCGAACAGGTCGGCCTCGTGGTCGGCGACCAGGATCCGCGCGCGGACCTGCGCCAACGGGATCGCGTCGAGCGGGGTTCCGCCCCAGGTCACCGCCGTCGGCGCGTACCGGCCGAGCCGGTCGACCACGGCTGCCGCGTCGGCCGGCCGGTCGGCCGCCAGCGCGACCAGCCGCCCGGGCGGCACCCGTACGCCCGACTCGGGGTCGTGCAGCGCCGAGGGCTCGGCGGGCGCGTCCGTGGTGCCGTGGTCCGGCAGCGGCTCCAGGGTCAGGAAGCGGATGACGCGCCGTGCGGCCACCACCCCGCGGCTCACCTCGTACCCCCAGTCGACGAAGTACGACACCGGCCGCACCAGCACGGTGACATACCCGTACACCGACACCAACTCGCCCACCGTGATGGCCCCTTGGGCAGCCAGCCGGGCCGCGAGCCAGGTCACCACCGCGAGGAACAGCGTCGGCAGTCCCACCCCGAGCGCCTGCATCCAGCTGGTCACCGACCCCACCCGGTACCCCTGCGCCCGCAGCCGCTGCGAGTCCCGGTGGAACGCGTCCGCGACCAGCCCCTTGCCACCGAGCCCGTTGAGGACGCGCAGCCCGCCCGCGAGGTCCGCGATCCGCGCCGTCAGCACGCCCTGCCGCTCGCGGTACTCCGTCTCCGTGCCCTGCAGCCGCCGCATCAACGGCCCCACGAGTAAGGCCATCAGCGGCATCCCGAGCAGGACGACTGCGGCGATCGGGAGCGAGACCGACACGAGCAGCCCGGCGACCACCAGATACGCGGCGATCGCGCCGACGCCCGGCCCGATGACCGTCAGGGACGAGGAGATCGTGTGGACGTCGCCCACGCCGATCGTGACGACCTCCCCGGCGCCGACGCGGCGCGGCAGGGCCGCCCCCAGCCGGACCGCGTGCGCCATCACGACCTTCACCGTGCGGAAGTTGGCGTCCATCCGGACCCGGGTCATCGTGCGGTGACGCATGATGCTCAGCCAGGCGTTGAAGGCGCCGACGCCGAAGAGGGCGGCCGTCCAGCCGGCCAGGGCGCCGCGGTCACCGGGTTCCAGGCCCTCGTCGATCGCCCGGGAGAGCAGGTACGGGGTGGCCGCGAGCAGGATCATCCACACGCAGGAGATGAGGGAGCCGAGGGCGGAGCGGCCCGCCTGTTGTCTGACCAGCCACCACAGGTAGCGGGCGCCGCCTCGGCAGTCGGGTGTGCCGGGGTCCTCGTACGCGTTGATCATTGGCCCCCGGTTTCTGTGTGGACTCGGATGAGGATGAGTGGGTGCGTTCTCGGGTTCGGGCCCGGTGGGGGCTGGTCGCGCCAACCGGCGGAGCCGCATGGTGATACAGCCCGGCGCCCCTTGAGGGAAGGGCTTCGCCCTTCCCTCAAGGGCGCGCTACGCCAGGCTGTCCCGCCATGCCCGGTGCAGGTCCGCGAACCTGCCCGTGCCCGCGATCAGGTCCGCCGGGGTGCCGTCCTCGACGATCCGGCCGTGTTCCATCACCAGGACCCGGTCGGCGATCTCGACCGTGGAGAGACGGTGGGCGATCACCACGGCCGTACGGCCGCGCAGGACCGTGGACATGGCGCGCTGGACGGCCCGTTCGCCCGGGATGTCGAGGGAACTGGTCGCCTCGTCCAGGATGAGGACGGCCGGGTCGGCGAGCAACGCCCGTGCGAATGCCACGAGTTGACGCTGACCGGCGGAGATTCGGCCACCGCGCTTGCGGACGTCGGTGTCGTAGCCGTCTGGCAGGGCGCTGATGAAGTCGTGGGCGCCGATGGCCTTGGCGGCCCGCTCGATGTCCTCGCGGGTGGCGTCGGGCCGGCCGATGGCGATGTTCTCGGCGACCGTGCCGGAGAACAGGAACGACTCCTGGGTCACCATGACCACCCCGCGCCGCAGCTCGGGCACCGAGAGGTCACGCAGGTCGACGCCGTCCAGGAGGACCCGCCCGGACGAGGGGTCGTAGAAGCGGGCCACCAGCTTGGCGAGGGTCGACTTGCCGGCGCCGGTGGAGCCGACCACCGCCACCGTGCTGCCCGCCGCGAGGGTGAGGTCGAAGCGGGGCAGGACCTCGCCGCCGGTGCGGTACGCGAACCGCACCTCGTCGAACACGACCTCACGGCCCGGGAGTTCGGAGGCCGCGGCCGGCAGCTCCCGCGGCGCGGCGGGCTCCGGGACCGTCGGGGCCTGGGCCAGCAGGCCCGCGATCTTTTCCAGCGAGGCCGCAGCCGACTGGTACGAGTTGAGGAACATGCCGAGCCGGTCGATCGGGTCGTACAGCCGCCGCAGATACAGCACCGCCGCCGCCAGCACACCCAGCGCGAGCGTCCCGGACGCCACCCGGTACGCGCCCCACAGCACGATCGCCGCCACCGTGATGTTGGCGACGACACGGGAGCAGACCACGTAGCGGGCCATCTCCAGGATGGCGTCGCCGTTCCTGCGCTCGTGGTGCCGGTTCAGGGCGCCGAACTCCGTGTCGTTCGCGGCCTCCCGGCGGAACGCCCGCACCGGGCGGATGCCGTTCATCGTCTCCGCGAACTTCACGATCACCGCGGCGATCGCGGTGGACCGGGCCGTGTAGACGCTCGCCGCGCGCCGCTGGTACATCCGCACGAACCCGTACAGCGGCACGAACGACGCCAGCGCCGCCGCGCCCAGCCCCAGGTCCAGCCAGAGCAGCATCGCCGAGATGTAGACGAAGGCGAGGATCACGCCGATGAGTTCCTGCAGACCCTCGTTGAGCAGCTCCCGCAGGGACTCGACGTCCGTGGTGGACCGGGAGATGAGCCGGCCCGAGGTGTACCGCTCGTGGAAGTCGATGCTCAGCGCCTGCGCGTGCCGGAAGATCCGGCCGCGCAGATCCAGCAGCACGTCCTGGTTCACCCGCGCGGACGCCCCGATGAACGCGTACTGCAGTCCGCCGGCCGCCAGCGCGCACGCCAGATACCCGACCCCCACCACGACCAGCGGCCCGTGCCGGCCGTCCCGGAGCGCCGGTACGGCACGGTCGATCGCGTACGCCACCAGCAGCGGGCCCGCCTGCACCGCCGCCTGCTGGAGCAGGAGCAGCACACTCGCCATGACCACCCGGGCCCGCATCGGCGCGAGCAGGGAGCGCAGCAGTGCGAGGGTGGCGCCCGGGGGAGTGGGGAGGTTGTCGTGGTCGAACGGGTCGTCGGCGGACGCGTTCCGCGCGCCGGCGGGCCGGTCGCCGTCCGGCGACTTCCCCGGAGACGTGGCCTTGCCGGGCTCCCCGGTCGGCTGCTCGTTCGGCTCCTTGTTCGACTCCTCGTTCGGTTCCTTGTCCGGTGCGGTGGTCATGGACGCCGTCATCGCTCGTCCCCTTCGGTCCCGGACATCAGGTGGGCGTACTCCGTGTTCGTGCGCAGCAGTTCCTGGTGGGTGCCCACCGCTGTGACCCGGCCGCCGGAGAGCAGGGCCACGCGGTCGGCGAGCAGCACGGTCGACGGGCGGTGCGCCACGATCAGCGCGGTCGTCTCCGCGAGCACGCGGCGCAGCGCGGCCTCCACCGCGGCCTCCGTGTGCACGTCCAGTGCCGACAGCGGGTCGTCCAGCACGAGGAAGCGGGGGCGGCCGACCACCGCCCGCGCCAGCGCGAGGCGCTGCCGCTGGCCGCCGGAGAGGCTGAGGCCTTGTTCGCCGACCTGCGTGGCGCTGCCCTGGGGCAGCGCGTGCACGAACTCCGCCTGTGCGATGGCCAGGGCGCGGTCCAGCTCGGGCTCGCCCGCGTCCGGCCGGCCGCCCATGAGGACGTTCTCGCCGACGGTCGCGGAGAAGAGGGTGGGTTCCTCGAAGGCCACGGCCACCAGGGCGCGCAGCGATTCCCGGGGCATCTCGGTGATGTCGTGACCGTCCAGCGTGATGCGGCCCGAGGTGACCTCGTGCAGGCGGGGGACGAGGGCGGTGAGGGTGGTCTTGCCGGAACCGGTGGCGCCGACCAGGGCCATCGACTCGCCGTGGCGGATGTGCAGGTCGATACGGTCGAGCGTGGGGGCGGAGCCGGGGGCGGCGTCGGGATAGCGGAAGGTGACGTCGTGGAACCGGAGCCCGCTCGGCTGCCCCGCGCCGTCGACCCGTGCCGCCCCGGCGCCGTCGACCCGTGCCGCCCCGGAGGCGCGGCCGCTCGCCGCCGGGACAGCCGATGATTCCGGCTTTGATTCCGGCTTCTCGTCCATCACCTCGAAGTACCGCTCCGTCGCCGTCGCGGCCTCCTGGCTCATCGCCAGCAGGAAGCCGATCGAGTCGACGGGCCAGCGCAGCGCGAGGGCGGTGGAGAGGAAGGCGACCAGTGTGCCCGCCGACAGTTCACCGTCCGCGACCTGGACGACGCCCAGCACCAGCGCCGCGCCGATCGCGAGCTCGGGAAGCGTGATGATGACGCCCCAGATCGCCGACAGGAGGCGGGCCTTGCGCAGCTCCGTGCCCCGCAGGGTCCGCGACAGCTCACGGAACGCACGGGCCTGGCTGCGGTGCCGCCCGAACCCCTTGATGATGCGGATCCCGAGGACGCTCTCCTCGACGACCGTCGTCAGGTCACCGACCTGGTCCTGCGCGAGACGCGCGACCGCGGCGTACTTCCTCTCGAAGAGGACACAGGTGACGATCACGGGCACGACGGGCCCCAGGATGACCAGCCCGAGGGTCCAGTCCTGGGCCAGCATGATGATGACGCCGACCACGATGGTCACCGCGTTGACCAGCAGGAACGTCAGCGGGAAGGCGAGGAACATCCGCAGCAGCATCAGGTCGGTCGTACCGCGCGAGAGCAGCTGCCCGGAGGCCCAGCGGTCGTGGAAGGCGACCGGCAGGCGCTGCAGATGCCGGTAGAGGTCCGCGCGCATCGACGCCTCGACCCCGGCGAGGGGCCGCGCCACGAGCCAGCGCCGCAACCCGAACAGCAGCGCCTCGGTGAGGCCGAGCAGCAGCAGGTACAGCGCCCCGAGCCACACGCCCGCCGGGTCCCGGTCGGCGACCGGCCCGTCCACCATCCACTTCAGGACGAGGGGGATGAACAGGCCCACGCACGAGGCGACTATCGCGACGAACGCGGCGACGGACAGCCGCGCCCGCACGGGCCGCACATACGGCCACAGCCGCAGCAGCGTGCGCACGGCGGACCGCCCCTCGGCCTTCCGGGGCGCCTCGGCCCGCTCGGGCTCCTCGGGCTCCGAGGCCGTCTCGGGTTCCTCGGTCTGGTCGGGTTCCTCGGCGGTTGCACGTGTCGTGGACATCAGCAGCGAGCCTACGGATCGCCACTGACAACGCCCACCGAGTTTTGGCCGGACCGCGTTCGGTCTCACGTCCTACGACCTGCGCGGCCACGGGGGGCGTACGGGGAGCTCAGAGGGGTCGCACCGGCGCATGGGCCACCGGCTTCCGCAGGTCGCACAGCGGCCGGAACGTCGTCGACACCGCCCTCGGGACGGCCGGCTAGTGAGCCGGTCTTGAGGTCTGGTCTCGCCACGTGAGTCGTGTTCCGTTTCAGATCACGGTTCAGCCGGTGACAGTCACTGTGGTCTGCGGTCTGCTGTTGCCATGGGGGACAACAGGCTGGAGCCGCTGGTGTTGTCCGAAGCCGAGCGGCTGACGTTGCAGGGGTGGGCCAAGCGCCGAACTACAGCGCAGGGCCTGGCGAAGCGGGCACGGATCGTGCTCGCGTGTGCCGACGGGCTGAGCAATACCGCGGTGGCCGCCCGGCTGGAGACCGACCGCAAGACGGTGGCCCGGTGGCGGGCCCGGTTCCTGCGTGACCGGCTGGACGGTCTGAGCGACGAGCCGCGCCCGGGGGTGCCACGCACCATCACCGATGCCCAGGTGGAACAAGTGGTGGTGCGCACCTTGGAAGAGGTCCCGGCCGGGGCGACGCACTGGTCGAAGCGTGAGCTGGCCAGGCGGGTGGGGATCTCGCCGTCAAGTGTGCTGCGGATCTGGCGGGCATTCGGGCTACAGCCGTGGCGCACGGAGAACTTCAAGATCTCCCCGGATCCGCTGCTGATCGACAAGATCCGGGACGTGGTGGGCCTGTATCTGGCGCCGCCGGCGAACGCGGTGGTGTTCGCGGTGGACGAGAAGCCGCAGATCCAGGCCCTGGAACGGACAGCGCCTGTGCTGCCGATGGTGCCCGGCACGCCGGAGCGGCGCAGCTTCGACTACGTCCGGCACGGCACCATCGACCTGTTCGCGGCGCTGAACATCGCCACGGGGAAGGTGATCGGGAAGCTGTCCGCACAGCACCGGGCGGTCGACTTCCGCGGCTTCCTCGACGAGATCGACCGCCAGACCGAGCACGGCCTGACGGTCCACGTGATCTGCGACAACCTCTCTGCCCACAAGGCGCCGGCGGTGCACGAGTGGCTGCTCGCGCACCCACGGTTCCATCTGCACTTCACACCCACGTACTCGTCGTGGATCAATCAGGTCGAGCGATGGTTCGCCGAACTGGAGCGGCGCTGCCTCGAACGAGGTGTGTTCTGCTCCCTCGACGAACTCAAGACCGCGCTCGAAGACTGGATCAAGACCTGGAACGAAGACGCCAGGCCGTTCAAGTGGACCAAGACCGCCGACCAGATCATCGACCGGATCTGCCGCTACTGCGACAGGATCTCCGGACCAGCTCACTAGCTCGGATACGGCAGCAGACCGGCGGCGATCCTCTCCCAGGCCGCCTTCAGCTCGGCGAGCAGCTCCGGCTTGTCGGGGGCGAGGTCGGCCTGTTCCCGGGCGTCGGCGGCCAGGTTGTACAGATGGTCGGTGCCGGCGGCGTCCCGGTAGTACTTCCAGTCACCGCGCCGCAGCGCCCGGTTGGCCCGGACCCGCCAGAACAGGTCCCGCTCCGGTACCTGTTCGCCGCGCAGGAGATGGCCGACGAGGCTCTCGCCGTCGAGGGGGTGGGCCGGATCGGGCCGGGCGCCGCCCAGTTCCAGGAGGGTCGCCGTCCAGTCGGGGGAGAACAGCGGCTCGTCGCTGACCTGGTGGCCGTCGATCCGGGCGGGCCAGCGCAGAATCGTCGGCACCCGGATGCCGCCCTCCAGCAGCACGAACTTCTCCCCGCTGAGCGGCCAGTTGTAGGAGTAGCGCTCGCCGCCGTTGTCACTGGCGAACAGCACCACCGTGTTCTCCTCCTGCCCGGACCGGCGCAGCGCGGCCATGACCTCGCCGACGGCCGCGTCCAGGCTCTCCACCATCTGCGTGTACTTCTCGACCGAGCCGCCGTCGTAGTGGTTGAGCGCCCGGGACACCTCGGCCTGCGTCTTCGCGGCCCGGATCTTCGCCGCGATCTCGGCGCCGGTCTCCTGGTCGTCCTCCGCGAGCCAGGGCCAGTGCGGGGTGGTGAAGTTGAGGTTCAGCAGCCACGGCCTGTCGTGCCGGCGGCAGACGTACTCGACGGCCCGCTCGGTCAGGACCTCGGTGTAGTACCGCAGGTCCTTGTACTCGGCGTCCCCCTCGTAGAGGTCGTACGTGCCGAGCTGGCCCAGCTTGGAGAAGTACTCCAGCACGCCCCCGAAGTTGCCGAAGAACTCGTCCCAGCCGGACTTGGTGGGGCTGTGGTCGGGCAGCCAGCCGCAGTGCCACTTGCCGATCAGGGCGGTCGCGTAGCCCGCCTTCTTCAGCAGGGAGGCCAGCGTGGGGTGGTTCGGGTCCAGCCCCTGCGTCCTGTTGGCGACCGGCTCGGCGAGTCCACCCGGCGTACGGCCCGGGTATCGGCCGGTGTAGAGACTGAACCGGGTCGGCGAGCAGGTCGCCGACCCCGAGTACGCGTCGGTGAACCGCACCCCCTGCCGGGCCAGCCGGTCCAGGTTCGGTGTCCTGATGTGCGGAGCGCCGTACGAGGAGAGGTCGGCCCAGCCCAGGTCGTCACCGAGGATGACGAGGAGGTTGGGGCGCTTGCCGGAGGCCGTGGCGGGGCGGGCCTCGAAGGGGCGTTCGGCGGTGGCGGCCTCGGCGGGCGCGGCCTCGGCAGGGGCGGCCGCACCGGCGACGGCGGTCACCGCACCGCCGCCGACGAGACCACCGAAGGCACGACGGGATATCTCAGGCATGCGATCGAGTTGATCAGCGGTCCGCCGCCCTGGCCAGGCATCCGGCGAGGATTTCATGGACCTGCCACAGCCCCGAAACCCTGCCGCAGGCCTGCAACTCTGCCTCAGGCCTGCAACGTTGCCTCAGCCGAGCACCCGCAGCAGCAGCACACACCGCGCCGGTACCGTCACCGCCGCCCCCGCCCGGTGCACCACCCCCGGCCCCTCCTCCTGCTCCTCCCGTGACGTGTCGACGACCACCTCGTACCGCTGCGCCCACGGTGTCCCCGGCAGGACGAAGTCCACCGGGCGGTCGCCGGCGTGGAGGACGGTGAGGAAGCTGTCGTCGAGGATGGGCGCGCCGCGGGCGTCCCGGCCGGGGATGTCGCGGCCGGAGAGGTACATGCCGAGGGTCGCGGCCGGCGCGTACCAGTCCCGTTCGGTCATCTCCGTGCCGCGTGCCGTGAACCAGGCCAGGTCACGGAGCCCGTCCGCCGAGTGGGCCCGGCCGGAGAAGAAGGCCCGGCGGCGGAGTACCGGATGGGACTGGCGCAACGCGATCAGACGGGCCGTCAGGTCGAAGAGCGCCTTCCAGGCGGGGTCGTCCAAGAGCCGCCAGTCGAGCCAGCTGATCTCGTTGTCCTGGCAGTACGCGTTGTTGTTGCCCCCCTGGGTGCGGCCCAGTTCGTCACCGGCGACCAGCATCGGCACGCCCGTGGACAGCAGCAGCGTGGTCAGCAGGTTCCGCAGCTGCCGCCGCCGCAGCGCCCGCACGCGCTCGTCGTCCGTCTCGCCCTCGGTACCGCAGTTCCAGGACCGGTTGTCGTCCGAGCCGTCCCGGTTGCCCTCCCCGTTCGCCTCGTTGTGCTTGCGCTCGTACGACACCAGGTCCCGCAGGGTGAAACCGTCGTGCGCGGTGATGAAGTTGACCGACGCGTACGGCCGCCGTCCGCCCCACGCGTACAGGTCGCTCGACCCCGACAGCCGGTACCCCAGGTCCCGGACGTCCGGCAGCGCGCCCCGCCAGAAGTCCCGGACGGCGCCCCGGTAGCGGTCGTTCCACTCCGTCCACAGGGGTGGGAAGGCCCCGACCTGGTAGCCGCCCGAGCCCACGTCCCACGGCTCGGCGATCAGCTTCACCCGCCGCAGCACGGGGTCCTGGGCGATGACGGCGAGGAACGGGGAGAGCATGTCGACGTCGTGCATGGAACGGGCGAGGGCCGCCGCCAGATCGAAACGGAAGCCGTCCACCCCCATCTCCGTCACCCAGTACCGCAGCGAGTCGGTGATGAGCCGCAGGACATGCGGCTGGACCACGTGCAGCGTGTTCCCGCAGCCCGAGTAGTCCGCGTACCGGCGGGCGTCGCCCTGCAGGCGGTAGTAGCCCCGGTTGTCGATGCCGCGCAGCGACAGGCTCGGGCCGCGTTCGTCGGCCTCGGCCGTGTGGTTGTAGACGACGTCGAGGACGACCTCGATGCCGGCGGCGTGCAGGGCCCGCACCATCCGCCTGAACTCCCCGACCTGCTGCCCGGTCGTGCCCGACGACGCGTACCCCGCGTGCGGGGCGAAGTAGCCGATCGAGTTGTAGCCCCAGTAGTTGCGCATGCCCCGGCGCAGCAGATGGTCCTCGTGGGCGAACTGGTGCACGGGCAGCAGCTCCACCGCCGTCACACCGAGCTTCACCAGGTGCTCGATCGCCGCCGGATGCGCGAGACCGGCGTACGTGCCGCGCAGTTCCTCCGGGATGCCCGGGTGGGTCATGGTGAAGCCGCGGACGTGCAGCTCGTAGATGACCGAGTCGGCCCACGGGGTCTTCGGGCGGCGGTCGTCGATCCATTCGTCGTCGGGGGCGTCGTCGTGGACGACGACGCCCTTCGGGACGTGCGGCGCCGAGTCCCGCTCGTCGCGCACGGTGTCCGCGACATGCTGCTCGGGCCAGTCCCGGACGTGCGCGTACACCTCCGGCGGCAGACCGAACTCCCCGTCCACGGCCCGCGCGTACGGGTCGAGGAGGAGCTTCGCCGGGTTCCAGCGGGCGCCGGTCCACGGGTCCCAGCGGCCGTGCACGCGATAGCCGTACCGCTGCCCCGGCAGAACGCCCGGCACGAACCCGTGCCAGATCTCGTGGGTCAGCTCGGACAGCCTCAGCCGGGTCTCCTCGCCCGCCTCGGAGAACAGACACAGCTCGACGGCCTCCGCCCCGCCGGCCCACAACGCGAAGTTGGTGCCCGCGACCCCGTCGGGGCCCACCCGGAACCGCGCGCCGAGCGGCGTCGACGCCCCCGGCCACACGGGCCTCGTCTCCGGCGCGGTCTCCCCGCGCCGACCGCCGTTCAGCACGGTGGCCGGACGCGCGGCCGGTACCCCGCGCGTCCCTCGTACTTCCTCCTGCTCGGCTGCGCTCGACACCTCAGGCCTCCCGCGGCTCGGTGGGGCGACGGGAAAGGGGAAGCAAGGTGTCCCTGCCACTGCTCCCCGCCGAGTCGTCCTCCCAAGGGTTCTGCCCAGAGCACGCCTCGCACTCACGTTTCCCGGGGGCGTGCGCCGTCGTTGGGCCGCACGTGAACCACGCACAGACGCACGCGCGCCGCGCCGGGGCCGCCCTGGCCGCCGCACTCATCTGGGCCGGCCTGCTGGCCGGGGCCGCCGGCTGCACCGTCGGACCGCCACTGACCAGCGAAAAGGCACCGGACGATATGATCCGGGTCACGCCGGAGGACGGCAGCAAGGGCGTGCGCCCGGAGCAGCGCTTCGAAGTTCGGGTGCCCAGCGGGCGCCTGGAGTCCGTCAAGGTGGTGAAGTCCCAGGACGCGCAGGAGTCACCCGTACCGGGGCGGATGTCCGCCGACGGACTGACCTGGCGCCCCACCGGCTCACCGAAGCTCGCCCTGGCCGCCAGGTACACCGTCGACGCGGTCGCCCTCGACGGCCACGGCCGCCGCTCGGCTCGGCACGTCACCTTCACGACGGACGTCCCCGACGAGCGCTTCATCGCGTACGTCACGCCCGAGCACCGGGCCACCGTCGGCACCGGGATGATCGTCTCCCTGGAGTTCAACCGGGAGATCGAGGACCGCGCGGCGGTGGAACGCGCCGTCGACGTGACCGCAGAGCCGGCCGTCGAGGTCCGCCCGCACTGGTTCGGCAAGGGACGTCTCGACTTCCGCCCCGAGACGTACTGGAAGCCCGGCACCAGGGTCACCGTCGGTCTGCGGCTGCGGGACGTCGAAGGCGCCCCCGGCGTGTACGGCCAGCAGTACAAGACGTTCTCCTTCACCGTCGGCCGCCACCAGGTCAGCGTGGTCGACGCGGCGAAGCACACCATGCGCGTGGAACGCGGCGACGGCGTCCTCGCCACGCTCCCCGTCACGGCCGGGGCGCCGAAGACGACGACGTACAACGGGAAGATGGTCGTCACCGAGATGTTGGAGGTGACCCGGATGAACGGCGCCACCGTCGGTTTCAGGAAGGCGAACGGCAAGGGCGAGTACGACATCCCGGATGTTCCGCACGCCATGCGCCTCACCACCTCCGGCACCTTCCTGCACGGTAACTACTGGGCCCCGGACGCCTTCGGCAGGGCCAACGTCAGCCACGGCTGCGTCGGTCTGCGCGATGTGAAGGGCGGCAGCTCCGGCACCCCCGCCGGCTGGTTCTTCGACCGCAGCCTCGTCGGGGACGTCGTCGAGGTGATCAACAGCGACGACAAAAAGGTCGCTCCCGACAACGGGCTCGGAGGGTGGAACTTGGGGTGGAATGAATGGAAAGCGGGTGCCGCGGTGAAGTAGACCGACATAGGTGTACGCGCGCGGGGGAGCTCCCGAGGGCGGCGACTGTCCAAGTTGGGACTGAACGGTGACATACACCGAGGCCAAACCCTTCCGATCATCTGGTTAATGTACGTGCGTACGCGCGCGCTGCGCGTAGGGGTGCGGGCCTGATCAGGCCGTGCGAGGGGAGAACAGAACATTGAACGGGCGACCGATATCGGGGGCGTCGGTTGGCGCGCGGACACGGCGGCGCAAGGGGGCCCTGGCCATGCTGCCGGTCCTGATGCTGCTCGCCGTCACCGCGTGCGGCGGAGGCGGGGGTTCGGACTCGGGCTCCGGCGGCGACAAGGGGAAGGGCTCCGACAAGAGCGCCTCCGACAAGGCGGCCACCAAGGCCTCGGAAGCGGTGGTCTCCATCGCCCCGAAGAACGGCGCCGACGACGTGGCCACCAGCGGCGCCCTCAAGGTGAGCGCAGCCAAGGGCAAGCTGTCCGAGGTCACGGTCGAGAACGACAAGGGCGAGAAGATCGCCGGCGAGATATCCGGGGACGGCGCCACCTGGACGCCGTCCATCCACCTCAACTCGGCCACCGAGTACAAGGTGCACGCCGTCGCGAAGGACTCCGAGGGGCGTGAGGCGGCCGAGGACGCGTCCTTCACCACACTGACCCCGAAGAACACCTTCGTTGGCATCTTCACCCCCGAGGACGGCTCGAAGGTCGGCGTCGGCATGCCGTTCTCGATCCGCTTCACGCGGGGCATCACCGCCCCGGAGGACGTCGAGAAGGCCATCACCATCAAGACCGAGCCGGCCATCGACGTCGAGGGCCACTGGTTCGGCAACGACCGCATCGACTTCCGCCCGGAGAAGTACTGGAAGGCCGGCACGAAGGTCACCGTCGACCTCAACCTCGACGGCGTCGAGGGCCGCGACGGTGTCTACGGCGAGCAGAGCAAGAAGGTCTCCTTCACCATCGGCCGCAGCCAGGTCTCCGTCGTCGACGTCAAGAAGCTCACGATGAAGGTCCAGCGGGACGGCAAGGTCATCAAGACCATCCCCGTCACCACCGGCAAGCCCGGCATGGAGACCTGGAACGGCC from the Streptomyces sp. NBC_00310 genome contains:
- a CDS encoding sulfatase family protein translates to MPEISRRAFGGLVGGGAVTAVAGAAAPAEAAPAEAATAERPFEARPATASGKRPNLLVILGDDLGWADLSSYGAPHIRTPNLDRLARQGVRFTDAYSGSATCSPTRFSLYTGRYPGRTPGGLAEPVANRTQGLDPNHPTLASLLKKAGYATALIGKWHCGWLPDHSPTKSGWDEFFGNFGGVLEYFSKLGQLGTYDLYEGDAEYKDLRYYTEVLTERAVEYVCRRHDRPWLLNLNFTTPHWPWLAEDDQETGAEIAAKIRAAKTQAEVSRALNHYDGGSVEKYTQMVESLDAAVGEVMAALRRSGQEENTVVLFASDNGGERYSYNWPLSGEKFVLLEGGIRVPTILRWPARIDGHQVSDEPLFSPDWTATLLELGGARPDPAHPLDGESLVGHLLRGEQVPERDLFWRVRANRALRRGDWKYYRDAAGTDHLYNLAADAREQADLAPDKPELLAELKAAWERIAAGLLPYPS
- the glgX gene encoding glycogen debranching protein GlgX; the encoded protein is MSSAAEQEEVRGTRGVPAARPATVLNGGRRGETAPETRPVWPGASTPLGARFRVGPDGVAGTNFALWAGGAEAVELCLFSEAGEETRLRLSELTHEIWHGFVPGVLPGQRYGYRVHGRWDPWTGARWNPAKLLLDPYARAVDGEFGLPPEVYAHVRDWPEQHVADTVRDERDSAPHVPKGVVVHDDAPDDEWIDDRRPKTPWADSVIYELHVRGFTMTHPGIPEELRGTYAGLAHPAAIEHLVKLGVTAVELLPVHQFAHEDHLLRRGMRNYWGYNSIGYFAPHAGYASSGTTGQQVGEFRRMVRALHAAGIEVVLDVVYNHTAEADERGPSLSLRGIDNRGYYRLQGDARRYADYSGCGNTLHVVQPHVLRLITDSLRYWVTEMGVDGFRFDLAAALARSMHDVDMLSPFLAVIAQDPVLRRVKLIAEPWDVGSGGYQVGAFPPLWTEWNDRYRGAVRDFWRGALPDVRDLGYRLSGSSDLYAWGGRRPYASVNFITAHDGFTLRDLVSYERKHNEANGEGNRDGSDDNRSWNCGTEGETDDERVRALRRRQLRNLLTTLLLSTGVPMLVAGDELGRTQGGNNNAYCQDNEISWLDWRLLDDPAWKALFDLTARLIALRQSHPVLRRRAFFSGRAHSADGLRDLAWFTARGTEMTERDWYAPAATLGMYLSGRDIPGRDARGAPILDDSFLTVLHAGDRPVDFVLPGTPWAQRYEVVVDTSREEQEEGPGVVHRAGAAVTVPARCVLLLRVLG
- a CDS encoding L,D-transpeptidase, whose protein sequence is MNHAQTHARRAGAALAAALIWAGLLAGAAGCTVGPPLTSEKAPDDMIRVTPEDGSKGVRPEQRFEVRVPSGRLESVKVVKSQDAQESPVPGRMSADGLTWRPTGSPKLALAARYTVDAVALDGHGRRSARHVTFTTDVPDERFIAYVTPEHRATVGTGMIVSLEFNREIEDRAAVERAVDVTAEPAVEVRPHWFGKGRLDFRPETYWKPGTRVTVGLRLRDVEGAPGVYGQQYKTFSFTVGRHQVSVVDAAKHTMRVERGDGVLATLPVTAGAPKTTTYNGKMVVTEMLEVTRMNGATVGFRKANGKGEYDIPDVPHAMRLTTSGTFLHGNYWAPDAFGRANVSHGCVGLRDVKGGSSGTPAGWFFDRSLVGDVVEVINSDDKKVAPDNGLGGWNLGWNEWKAGAAVK
- a CDS encoding L,D-transpeptidase; this translates as MNGRPISGASVGARTRRRKGALAMLPVLMLLAVTACGGGGGSDSGSGGDKGKGSDKSASDKAATKASEAVVSIAPKNGADDVATSGALKVSAAKGKLSEVTVENDKGEKIAGEISGDGATWTPSIHLNSATEYKVHAVAKDSEGREAAEDASFTTLTPKNTFVGIFTPEDGSKVGVGMPFSIRFTRGITAPEDVEKAITIKTEPAIDVEGHWFGNDRIDFRPEKYWKAGTKVTVDLNLDGVEGRDGVYGEQSKKVSFTIGRSQVSVVDVKKLTMKVQRDGKVIKTIPVTTGKPGMETWNGQMVISERLRVTRMNGETVGYGGEYDIKDVPDAMRLTNSGTFIHGNYWGGGAFGNYNASHGCIGLRDTRGGYDRKAPGAWFFDNSMVGDVVVVKNSNDRVVDPDNGYNGWNMAWDKWKA